One part of the Homo sapiens chromosome 19, GRCh38.p14 Primary Assembly genome encodes these proteins:
- the COMP gene encoding cartilage oligomeric matrix protein precursor: protein MVPDTACVLLLTLAALGASGQGQSPLGSDLGPQMLRELQETNAALQDVRELLRQQVREITFLKNTVMECDACGMQQSVRTGLPSVRPLLHCAPGFCFPGVACIQTESGARCGPCPAGFTGNGSHCTDVNECNAHPCFPRVRCINTSPGFRCEACPPGYSGPTHQGVGLAFAKANKQVCTDINECETGQHNCVPNSVCINTRGSFQCGPCQPGFVGDQASGCQRRAQRFCPDGSPSECHEHADCVLERDGSRSCVCAVGWAGNGILCGRDTDLDGFPDEKLRCPERQCRKDNCVTVPNSGQEDVDRDGIGDACDPDADGDGVPNEKDNCPLVRNPDQRNTDEDKWGDACDNCRSQKNDDQKDTDQDGRGDACDDDIDGDRIRNQADNCPRVPNSDQKDSDGDGIGDACDNCPQKSNPDQADVDHDFVGDACDSDQDQDGDGHQDSRDNCPTVPNSAQEDSDHDGQGDACDDDDDNDGVPDSRDNCRLVPNPGQEDADRDGVGDVCQDDFDADKVVDKIDVCPENAEVTLTDFRAFQTVVLDPEGDAQIDPNWVVLNQGREIVQTMNSDPGLAVGYTAFNGVDFEGTFHVNTVTDDDYAGFIFGYQDSSSFYVVMWKQMEQTYWQANPFRAVAEPGIQLKAVKSSTGPGEQLRNALWHTGDTESQVRLLWKDPRNVGWKDKKSYRWFLQHRPQVGYIRVRFYEGPELVADSNVVLDTTMRGGRLGVFCFSQENIIWANLRYRCNDTIPEDYETHQLRQA from the exons ATGGTCCCCGACACCGCCTGCGTTCTTCTGCTCACCCTGGCTGCCCTCGGCGCGTCCGGACAGGGCCAGAGCCCGTTGG GCTCAGACCTGGGCCCGCAGATGCTTCGGGAACTGCAGGAAACCAACGCGGCGCTGCAGGACGTGCGGGAGCTGCTGCGGCAGCAG GTCAGGGAGATCACGTTCCTGAAAAACACGGTGATGGAGTGTGACGCGTGCG GGATGCAGCAGTCAGTACGCACCGGCCTACCCAGCGTGCGGCCCCTGCTCCACTGCGCGCCCGGCTTCTGCTTCCCCGGCGTGGCCTGCATCCAGACGGAGAGCGGCGCGCGCTGCGGCCCCTGCCCCGCGGGCTTCACGGGCAACGGCTCGCACTGCACCGACGTCAACGAG TGCAACGCCCACCCCTGCTTCCCCCGAGTCCGCTGTATCAACACCAGCCCGGGGTTCCGCTGCGAGGCTTGCCCGCCGGGGTACAGCGGCCCCACCCACCAGGGCGTGGGGCTGGCTTTCGCCAAGGCCAACAAGCAG GTTTGCACGGACATCAACGAGTGTGAGACCGGGCAACATAACTGCGTCCCCAACTCCGTGTGCATCAACACCCGG GGCTCCTTCCAGTGCGGCCCGTGCCAGCCCGGCTTCGTGGGCGACCAGGCGTCCGGCTGCCAGCGGCGCGCACAGCGCTTCTGCCCCGACGGCTCGCCCAGCGAGTGCCACGAGCATGCAGACTGCGTCCTAGAGCGCGATGGCTCGCGGTCGTGCGTG TGTGCCGTTGGCTGGGCCGGCAACGGGATCCTCTGTGGTCGCGACACTGACCTAGACGGCTTCCCGGACGAGAAGCTGCGCTGCCCGGAGCGCCAGTGCCGTAAG GACAACTGCGTGACTGTGCCCAACTCAGGGCAGGAGGATGTGGACCGCGATGGCATCGGAGACGCCTGCGATCCGGATGCCGACGGGGACGGGGTCCCCAATGAAAAG GACAACTGCCCGCTGGTGCGGAACCCAGACCAGCGCAACACGGACGAGGACAAGTGGGGCGATGCGTGCGACAACTGCCGGTCCCAGAAGAACGACGACCAAAAGGACACAGACCAGGACGGCCGGGGCGATGCGTGCGACGACGACATCGACGGCGACC GGATCCGCAACCAGGCCGACAACTGCCCTAGGGTACCCAACTCAGACCAGAAGGACAGTGATGGCGATGGTATAGGGGATGCCTGTGACAACTGTCCCCAGAAGAGCAACCCGGATCAG GCGGATGTGGACCACGACTTTGTGGGAGATGCTTGTGACAGCGATCAAGACCA GGATGGAGACGGACATCAGGACTCTCGGGACAACTGTCCCACGGTGCCTAACAGTGCCCAGGAGGACTCAGACCACGATGGCCAGGGTGATGCCTGCGACGACGACGACGACAATGACGGAGTCCCTGACAGTCGGGACAACTGCCGCCTGGTGCCTAACCCCGGCCAGGAGGACGCGGACA GGGACGGCGTGGGCGACGTGTGCCAGGACGACTTTGATGCAGACAAGGTGGTAGACAAGATCGACGTGTGTCCGGAGAACGCTGAAGTCACGCTCACCGACTTCAGGGCCTTCCAGACAGTCGTGCTGGACCCGGAGGGTGACGCGCAGATTGACCCCAACTGGGTGGTGCTCAACCAG GGAAGGGAGATCGTGCAGACAATGAACAGCGACCCAGGCCTGGCTGTGG GTTACACTGCCTTCAATGGCGTGGACTTCGAGGGCACGTTCCATGTGAACACGGTCACGGATGACGACTATGCGGGCTTCATCTTTGGCTACCAGGACAGCTCCAGCTTCTACGTGGTCATGTGGAAGCAGATGGAGCAAACGTATTGGCAGGCGAACCCCTTCCGTGCTGTGGCCGAGCCTGGCATCCAACTCAAG GCTGTGAAGTCTTCCACAGGCCCCGGGGAACAGCTGCGGAACGCTCTGTGGCATACAGGAGACACAGAGTCCCAGGTGCGGCTGCTGTGGAAGGACCCGCGAAACGTGGGTTGGAAGGACAAGAAGTCCTATCGTTGGTTCCTGCAGCACCGGCCCCAAGTGGGCTACATCAG GGTGCGATTCTATGAGGGCCCTGAGCTGGTGGCCGACAGCAACGTGGTCTTGGACACAACCATGCGGGGTGGCCGCCTGGGGGTCTTCTGCTTCTCCCAGGAGAACATCATCTGGGCCAACCTGCGTTACCGCTGCAATG ACACCATCCCAGAGGACTATGAGACCCATCAGCTGCGGCAAGCCTAG